The sequence below is a genomic window from Papio anubis isolate 15944 chromosome X, Panubis1.0, whole genome shotgun sequence.
AGCATTCGATTCATCTTGATGTTGGTGTCAGTtgactgtcttttctcattcacaTTGTGGTTTTCCTGGCTCTTGTTATGATGAGTGATTTTCAATTAGTATCTTGGACATTTTGGTATTAGCAGGTAGTTACCCTACTTAGCATGTAGGTTCTGGTCTACTTTAGTGGGCCAGTGACAGTTTAGTCATTGGCCAATGACAGTTTAGTTTTCTGAGCCCATGCAATGTTACTTTGGTCGGCTTGATTTTTCTGCTATTCCTGGGGTTTCTGCTCAATCCTTGCTGGTTCTGTCTACAGGGGCAGAAGGTCCTTCCTTCTTTGAGCTGCATATTTTTGGTGGGTGATCTTCTAGGGGAGACAGTTGCTAAAGCCACTGTGTGTGAGTCTCCTTATGCTGTTGggtggaaggaaaggagacaCAGGGCTTTCTTCCTGCTACCAATGCAGGCAAATTGGGTTGTCTGCTGGTACCCCAGTTCTGGAGGGAGCACTGAGACAGCCCAGGACTTTGCTTGCTGCTACGAGTAGGTTGGACCACCTTCTGGGGCTTTAGCTGTGGAGCAGGGCTTAGATCTCCCCACTAGGTATGTGTCTGGCTTCATCTTTCCCAGTCctttgtgtgtgcgtgcgtgcgtgcgtgtgtgtgtgtgtgtatgactgtTGGTTTTAGGTTGCATGCCTCTTTGGCACCCAGTCTAGGAGTATAcaggagataaaaagaaaactgagaaagctCACCATGTCCTGAGGTTCCTGACCAGTCTGTCttcttctttcctgctttcaGGGTCCTTTCATCATTGCTTATTGAATAATTGCTAGGGTATGGAGTTGCATTTgaaggagaggagcagggaaAAGTGAATCTATGTCATTTTGTTCCAGAATCAGAAGCCCCTAGTGtagttttaaattacatttcttttagtgtgagtgaggttgagcatcttttgataagtttttaaaccattttaatttttttttctgtatttcattttctgtcaaCTGTTAATATCATTTGCCTATTTTCATATTGGGCTGGGGGTCTTTGATgtattgatttgtaagagttgTTTTCGTATTCACTAGGAATTGCAGATACTTTCCCTTTTTATCTCAGTTTACCTTTTGACTTTGACTTTGACTTTGTTTATGGTATGTTTTTGCcttgcagttttttgtttgtttgtttgttttgagacaaagtctcactccgttgcccaggctggagtgcagtggtgcggtcatggctcactgcagcctcaacttcctaggtccaagtgatcgtcctgcctcagcctctcaagtagctggtaccacaggtgtgcaccaccacgcccagctaatttttaattttttttgtagagataagatctccctatgttgcttagATTGGCcttgaactctcaggctcaagcaatcctttcaccttggcctcccaaggtgttaggattacaattgtgagccaccatgcctggcctatttttttaatgcagttaaATATATCAGCCTCTTCCATAGCTTCTGGATTTTGTGTCATTCTTAGAATGACCTCCCtatttcaaagttttctttttaaaatctccatttttgtcttctactacctttatgatttcattttttatttttaaatctttggctTATCTGGAATTCATTTTGGTGTAAGTTTGGGTTAGTGTATCCAGTTCTCTCAAAGCTTTTATTGAATAATCCATCATTTCCTCACTGCTTTGGAATGctaattcttgttttgtttttttttaactttaaattgtGGTTAAAaccacaacataaaatttaccatcttaatcatttttatgtgtacagtttagtagtgttaagtatattcacattgctgtgcaacagatttctaaaactctttcatcttgcagaactgaaactctatacccattaaacaacaactctcCATTGAAATGTTACCATTTTATAACAAACTAATTTCCcatcttctttattctttctggaCCACTGTCACAGCTTTCTAGAATCACCATAATTCCAATTTGTAATGTACACCATTGCCTGATTAATTTTCCTCATGCAAGCTCTGACCACAACTCTTCTTCATTAAAAACCTTCAGAGGCCCTCTCTGACACTGCAATTGAGATTAAACCCCTGTTATACCCTTTCATAGTGCCCTGTACCTTTTCTTCCCATCACTTCTCatgatttgtaattttaattatctGCATGATCACTTGACTACTGGTTATCTCCTTGCTAAGCTTGAAGTTTCATGAGAGCAAGGACAATGTGCTTACCACATATTCCCAGTGCTTAGCATTgttcctggcacaaagtaggtgctcagtCCTTATTTGTGGAATGAGAGATTGTCCCTCACCTGTGGAATAAAGTCTTAACAACTGCAGGATCTGATTCTACCCTACCTCCTCTGGGTCCTCTGCCCTTTGAGGAAGTCAAGCTGCGGGATATCCTTGAGAAAGCCTTGGGTTTTCTAACATTTTGTTCTTGTTTACATCGTGCCGCATTTGTTCTGGTTTACATCGTGCCCCgattttatctttgtatttgtgCTCCAATTGCCCCCTCAGCCTGGAGTCCATGCCATCCACTCAAGCCCCCACCAGCATTGCTGCTTGATGGAAATATAGTTCATCTTTCAAGGCTATGGCTATCTCCACCACTGAGCTATGAGTTCCTGGAATGCAGGAGCAGAGTGCTCTCTAGTTTGTCCCTAGGGAGCAGCACTGCTCTAGGAGGTGCTCTTGGCTACAGATTTGTTCTGAGCAGCAAGCTCCTTGCGGGTAGACAGTGTTCTTTACTTGTGTACATCTGGGTACCTTGCCTCCTAGCCCCCAGGGCCTATTCCAGGCCAGTACTTGGAGTTGGCTTCAGGAATCTTCTAGTAACCTAATGAATGAATGTGTCTGGTTGTGCCTCTAGAGGTCTGAACATGACCTCAAGTCTCAAAGACTGAGACTTGCCTGCCTTTCCTCCACTGTGCCTTGTGGAGTTCTCTtactccctttccttctctagcAATAAACAATTACTGACCCATGCCGTCCTCGTCTGCCCCTGTGCAGGGCCTTGACTCTCCCTTCAGGATGTCCCATGCCTTCTCCCTCCAAGCTCTCTGGAGAAGAGGTTGCTCAGTTGGCCACATTTCTGGCCGCTGGCACCAGGAGGCAGGATTGCCTTGCCAAAGTTCCTGCTTTCCCTCCTCATTCAGAAGCACCTTCTCTAGGTTTGATGGGTAATTTTATATGTCAGTTCGACTGGGCTAAGGATATCGATTGCTGGTCAgacatttctgtgtgtgtctgagagggtgtttccagaagagatgagCATGTGAATGGGTAGACTGAAGACAGAAGATTGCCCTCAGCAATGTGGGTAGGCATCATCTGATCTGTTGAGGGCCCAAGTGGAACAAAAAGACAGAATAAGGGTGAATTTGTTTCTGTCTAAGCTGGGACATCATCTTCTCGTGTTATTGGACCTCTGTGCTCCTGTTTCTCAAGTCTTCAGACTCAGACCAAGGCTTACACTATCACTATCCTCCACCttttcaggccttcagactccgacaaattacaccactggcttgcctcattctccagcttgcagacagcagactGTAGGACTTCTCGGCCTCTATAATCTTGTGAGCCAACACATGTATATCTGTATGTCTCTatcctatttgttctgtttctctggagactcTGGTTAATATATTAGAGATGCTCAGGCCATTCCCCACCATCACCTGCCTCCCAGCCACACTCCTGTCACCCCCATGATTCCAAAGCAGCCCATCTCCCTCCTGAAGGCACTGGCCCCTGGCTCAAGCTTCTCCCCACCCCAAGGACTACTGCCATACTGGGACTTCCAGAGCTTATACTCATAGAGATTAAGGGTGTCAAGCTGGGGACCAGGCGCTGAATGCAGCCTGCTGACCTATTTAATTTGGCCAGAATTGTGTTTTTTGAAGGCCCAAGCAGGGGAGGGACCCTGGGACCCTCCAGCCATTCAGAGTTCGGCTCCAACCACATCCTGTCATTCTGCTTCAGCCGCCATGCCTGTGTCCACACTGCCCTTGTGTTGCTAGGAGCTGTGCATCTGAGACCCTCCTTCACCTCCCTTCCTAGCTCCCCCAGTCTTGCCCATGTACAATATATAGATAGGGCCGAAGAAGGATTCTATGACCTGGGAGCTCAggtccctccttcctctcccttcctagCTCCCCCAATCCAGTTCCTGTGTTCTCCTCACAGACCTGAGACCCTCAAGCCTCCTCTGCTCTCCCCACCTTCTTCCaggcttcctttcttccctctccgtTTTCCTACCCCTGCCTCATCAGCCCCCTCAAAACCCCATGTCTCCCTGTTCCCAGCCTTAAATGAATCTAACCATCCACCTTTATTGAAATCATCTTAAAAACGAGATGTTAAAAGTTGCTTAACTATTTGCTTTCCCACAAACCTCCAGAGATTCTTCCAGAGCCACAGGACTGGTGGCACTAAGGTGAAGGCATGTTTCCAGAAGGCCCTATGGACTCTGCCTTTTATGAGCTTCTGCAACCTCATCTCTTCCTGTCCCCTCTACCAGCCCTGTGACATAGCCTGCGTGCTGAACTCCTGGTTTCAGCCACTGTAGCTCCTCTCATGTGCCTGTGCCTGTTTAATAGCTGTTCCCCTCACTCATTCTTCCCTTGGCTGATTCAAGTCTTATTTCAAAAGCCAAAACTTTCTTTGGGTGGATATGCTTTTATGTAAGGACAGAGAGCAAGGCCAGCAAGGATGCACCACAAACAGATAAACAGTTGCTACCTCTGTGGAGAACCAGAGGCATTCAGGATTGAGGGAGAGATTTGGTCAAAGGGTACTTTAGCCTCATCTGCAAAGCTTCTACTTTTTACAAGGAGATTGGATCATTGATTTATTACTtgtgaaatatgaaaacaaataagcCAGTTCAATACAAGGAACCTTCCCCAGACTTCCCAGGCAGATGGAGCTGTTTCCTTTTCTGGGATCAAATAGCACCTTCCCCCTGTGTTCTAGGAAATGctgttttattataatttgtttgTGCCTGTCTTTCTCCTTCTGAGATGGGGAACTCCCTCAAAGGTAAACTTCATCTAATTCACACTCCCAGTGTCTAGCaaagtgcctggcccagagcaggtgCTCAGGGAGTGCTGAATCCAATCAACGCCCCTGCTAGCACACTCTTTTAAAAGTGCTTGCTAGGGGGCAGGCCTGTTGCTCGTCCTGAGAGGCTGATTAGAGCCGTGTTCAGCGTTCAAGGAAGAAGTCTGTCTGGGAGTCCGAAACATGGACAGAGTGTCCAGGACATTGGGTTGTATCAACATGAGGACAAGGCTTTATCAGCGTATCACAAGGCCAGGATCCAGTGCAGTGCCACTGCCTTGTCACTTGGCATGCTTCTGAAGCCACTGCTACCTCAGCAGTTAATAGAAAGGCAAGGGATAGATCGCCAAATGTTGAACTTGTCAAGCCTAGCCCTGATGTGTATCTCTAAGATGGAGAGGCAAGCTCAAACAGGGTGGGCCAGGAAGGTAGGAGTTAGGGACACTCAAGATTGGCTCAGAGTGTCCCAGGCTGGGAGGACTGAGCAGCTATGTGAGGGGACTGGAGAAGGCACCTCAAATCCCAGTTTAATGATGGGAGTCTGTTGCTTTTGCAATTTTCCAGAGAAATATTAGCTCCTAGGTCACGGGATCCTTCTTCAGCCCTATCTGCCTATTGCACATGGGCAAGAGGGCAAAGGAAAGGCTTTAGTGGGTCAATCGGATTGGGGCTAGAGAGTGGGTGGGGGTGGCTTTTAGAGTTGGTGAAGTATGTGCCACGTGGTCAGGGATGTGCCTTTAGACTTGGATGTGCATGTGACAAGGAGGCTGCACAAAGGTCTGATCAGTCTCTCTTCCAAGAAAGCCCCCAACCAGCCCCTGTATGCCACGTGTTCCTGGAGTCTTAGGGCAATGAGACCAGGTACTCCTGGGGAGATAGCCACAGTGGTACTGGCAGCAGGAATTCAGTGAACAGCCTCCTTCACCCTCCCTTCTCCTCGCATCCCATCCAGCTCCTTCCCAGCTAGCCACCCACAACCCTGCCATGGGCCTCAGAATTGCTAAAGGGACATCAGACCATAGTACACATCATTAGATCTCAATGAAGAACACCTCTAGTTGGCCCGTCTCTTTGtaagtaactttatttttatttacaacagAATTGGTGGCTTTATTCCTCCATCTTTAGGGACACTTGGCATCAGCAGCTAGATGGAAAGTCCGCAGTGAAGTCAAACTCATTCTGCCCCAGCCACAGCTCTGGAAGCTCATTGGCTCGGTCCAACCCCAGTTCCACCACCAGCGACATCAGCACCTCCTCATCCACCGGGTCCGAATCGATGATAGCAGGGTTCTGGGCACCAGCAGAAGGAGAGAGTGATTCCGCCCCTCCCGCCTGGGCCCCAAAGTCCCAGTTTTGCAGGggctctgcctccccgggttgGCCCGGAGTGGCGGCAGCCATACCCTGATACTGGCTGTTAAGTTTCTGCAGCTGCATACTAGCCAGCAAGTGAGGGGTGGGGTGCAGGTTGAAGGATGGGGGTTTAGTGGGAGGGGTGGCGGTAGGAGAGCCTATTGGAGATCCTGAGGAACTAGTGGGAGCCCCACTGGCCTTGGTTCCATTTGAGGCTACCCCAGGGTAGTGCAGAATGGCCACTGCTTTGCGATCTTTCACCGCAAGGTTGGAGTAGGCCACGGAGCTCATCTCTTGGTTGGCATCctagaagacagagaaaagcaCACCATAGTAACCCTGCTCCTGGCTTGTCCTTCACCATTCAGCAGATTTAGAGGGTTCCTACCTGCACTTCATTTAGGACTAGAGGTGGAGAGGTAGCAAGAATACCCCCTTGAAAATTAGGCTCCCACCTCAAGCATCCTTTTGCTGCCATGGCTCTGAGCACTGAGGCCAGACCCCAGTTCTAGTGCTGGAGCATCTGCTGCCCTAAGTGGGTTCACCGCTTTCAGCTCCTTCCCCATAGCCTCCACCTCACCATCCTAAAAAGGGCACCTGCTGTCCCTCTTCTCAGACTCACTTTAGTCTCTTCAACAGAGTGGTTTTGCTCCAACTCGATTTCTCTGCTCCCTTCCCTGCCATCTTTCAACACCCCTAGTGGGTTCAATTTGACCACATTTAGGCAGAAGCTGTTCTCATTCTCTCCAGAGATAGCCCTGTTGTCTCCTCTCTGCTCAAGGACACTGGGTAATGCACCTAGGAGGGCCTGGCCCATGACCCCGGAAAATTTGTCTTTCCCtgccttatctgcaaaatggcaaAAATTACCTCCTTCGCAGGTGAGGTGCCACCCTTGACATCAAGTGCAGGCCTCGACGTTGTTGGCATTTCAGAGCCTTGGCAGAAGTTGGATAAATTGGCAGGAAGTGATGCTGCCAGCTGGAGCTGTTGTGCTGCAAGTGAGGAAGAAGCAGTGGTAAGGGCGAAAGGCTTCAGTGACCAACAAAGCACTAGCAAAGCCCGAAGCAGGGCAACGCCACGCAACTACGAGGCAAGGATGGTGACTGGGTTAGAGCCAGGACCAGAGATGACCCGAGCACAGGGAAGAGATCAAGCTGGAACTTTTGCCTGAGGCAGGAAAGGTGCTTGAATTGGCCAGGTACTGCCCAGGCAGCCACCTACCCATATCACCAAGATGGGACACACTACTTCCTCATGCAAGTGACTTCACAGTCCCAAGTTGTATGTGTGGGGGTGAAGGTGGCACTGTTCCCGGTTTGGAGGACAGGAATGTCCCTGAGTAGACAACATATTGTCTCAATGGGCTACTAGCATCCAGACTGGAGAGCAGGGGCCTCCACTGGGACTAGGAGAATGTGGGAAGAAGTCAGGGCAAGGAAGACCTAGAAAGCTAGAGGTTGCAGCACAGGGAAGGAAAAAGTCCCCAGTGCAAATGTCATGGAGCTCCAAAGCATGGCCTTGGGCACGCCTGTGAGAAGCCAGGCTGATTAGGGTTGTCTGGGGGCTCTGGGGCAGCTGGAGCCAGAGAAGCTAGGAATGTCTCACTTTCCTCCATGTCTCAAGCCCCTTCCAAGACAGCCCCAGCGTTGGGCTTTCCTAGGATGCCTACCCCAGAAACCTGAGTCCAGCCATTCCCATCTATAGTGACAAGTGAGGCATGGAAATTCAATGGCTTTTTAGTCAGGGAGCAGCGGTTCTGGGAGCAGAATCTAGCACCCCTATGCCCATATGCCTCACCTGACCACTGGCTAAGTCACCATACCTAGTTGGACTCAAAAGGCTTCCAAAGAAGTGATTTCCTGGCTCAAGTGCCAAAGGATAAGGGAATGAGGGCAAAAGAATACcaaaccagaaaataaacaaCCCTCTGAAAATCTCAACTTATTTTCCTAGAGGCCtgtttacaaagaagaaaaaatgtcccataaccaggcacagtggcaccctcctgtagtctcagctactcaggaagctgaggtgggaggatcacctgagtcccgGAGTTTGataccaggctgggcaacataacgggaccctatctctaaaaaaaaaaaaaaacaaaaacaaaaaaaaccccatataTTCGAGCCTTCATGATCAATTAGAGATGtagaatttcatatttataaataccTCTTGGTCCAGAGAATCTTGAGGACCTTAAAAAGAGTCTCTAATCTTTCCAAGGAGGCTAGGATTCTCCATGACACTCTCCACTCCACAGCGGTCATTAAGAATCTGCTTAGACACTTCTAGAAAGTGGCCACTTACTACCTCTCTGTATCATCTTTGCATTGCTTACTTGGGTggatggggggggggggagagggaaaaatagagaaaaaggtaaacatttttttttttaatatgaggaAAAAATATCAGCTGTTGGGTCCCGCATCATCACTTGATTGAAGCCCTGCTCCTTCTCTGAGGCAACcgtagaaaaatatttcaaaagcaagTGATCACCGACAAGGAGTGTAACACATGTCGTCTTCAAGAGCCCTAGCACGATCAGTATCAGACAATTTTCCTGTCCTAAGAAAAACGTCTGGGGGCCCTGTCCATCTTTTCCCGTTCCTATCCAGCCTTCACCCTCCTTTTTGCCGCCTGGTACCCGAATGTACAAAgcgaagaaaaaaacaacaggagcagcagcaacaacagcaaaaccaaaagagaaacattagaaaattcaagaaagaaCGAGCAAAAAAACTATCTCTATTCTGATATCAGTTCGTGGGGGAAGACCATTTTACCGCGCCTCCCTCTTCAGTCTGGGAGCTCCCCCAGAAGAGACCCTGTGTCCATTCAGATCTTCTGCCTTCCATCACTGACCCACCACCCACCCTGACCCCAGCCTGGGTCTGTGCTCCATAGGCGCTCAGTAAGTGTTGTTGAATGCGTCTGAAGAAGCAATCGCATTTCCATCGGCATCCCTGGCTCTGCTTCCCCGGTTTTCTGCCCTCCTCCACCACCCTCTAGCCTGTTCGTGGGCAATACTTGGCAATGCGGAAACGTCCCAGTCCGCTCTCCAAGCCGCGAGCTGACCACAGCGAAACGGCTGCGAGAAGCGGCTGGGAAACCTAGAGCAACAAGTGCCTCCTCGCCGGCTGATTCCTCGCGGCCCCCCGGCCACCAGTTCCCAGTCCCGCCGCCCGATCTTCGATCCAGGCCTTCCCTTGGGCGAGCAGCCCCCTCCCGCCTAGACaggggtgggaaggggagaggaaggagagaagagagaggcaggTGGGGGCCTCATCTTTAACCTGTTGGGGGACCAAAAGTTAAAATGGCACCAACCGGATGGTTCCATCTCGATTGCTATTTTCTCACTGCTGTCTCTACGTTCAGTTCTTGATACAGCACTGCGGCTTGGCTTGGACGCGCTCTAACCAGACCAGTCAGTTTCGCCACCTGAAAACTAAAGGCCCGTTGTTTGCGGACAGCTCGGCTGCCCTCCTCGCCGCATCCCAGATGGAGCCGCGGAACCGGGGGCGGCCGGGAGCATCCCCTGCACGGCGGGCGCGAGCACCCGGGCCACCGGGGCCCTGAGCGTCCTTTCCCGCAAGTGCTGTATCAGGAACTGATCGTAGAGACAGCATGGACAGGCAGGCGGGAAGGGGCGCGGGGTGTCGGCCTCCGCGGCGAGTCTGCACTCCGACGCCGGCGGCGGCCACTCCCGCGCCTCATCAACACTTACTGAGCGCCCGCTGAGCATCCGACGCGGCCGCAGGCTGAGCCTACCCCCTAGCCAAGCCGCCTGCGGTCAGTGCTAAAACCCCGCTAGGAGAAGAGTTAGAGAGGCTCGGAGAGGTgcggtaacttgcccaaggtcacagcgCTAGAAAGTGGCGGAGCCGGGATTCGCAGCCAGGTCTCTCTGATTCCAAGTCCGGTGCTCTGCGAAGCAGGGACTCGGCGCGCTGCTCGCCAGCCCGCGTTTATAGGGAGAGGGGTGTGcgcgtgggtgtgtgtgtgtgggcgtgtgTCGGGGGAGGGGAGAGCTGAGGTCGACTGGGCAGTAGAGGCAAGTTGCCCTAATTCGCTAACTTCCATCCCGCAATTCCACTGAACTCGGCCCGAAAAGCCCCTCTTGCCTCATTCCCCGAAGGAAATCTGAGCTTTGTGCAGCTCCGGAGCCAGAGCGTCCAGATGCGGTCCGGGCGATTAGCAAAGTCGGTGGAAGCCAAGCTGGAGAAAGCGCGGGCGCGGGGAGAAAAGGTGCTGCCGTCTCCCCGGGAGAAGCGGGCGCCCGGCCCCGCTGGCCGGCAGGGGGGCGCGCTGGCGAGCGAACCAGAGCGCTGGCGGGCAGGCGGGCGGCCCCTCGCCCCCAGCAGAGCAGCTTTCCAACAGAAAACAAGACTCCCCAGAACCCTCCGGCCCGCCTGGCGGTCGCCCACTCCCCACGCCCGCTCCACTGGAGTCCTGGGCCCCGCCGCCCAGCCAGGCGCCCAGCCAGGCGCCCAGCCCGGCGGCCCGGCTTACCTCTGAGAAGCCGCCTGCCCTAGAGAGAGGGAAGCGCGGAGCTCGGTGAGCCGCAGGAGAGGCGGCggagcccccagcccctggcacgcACGCCGCCGCCACCGCTGCAGCGAACCGGTCGCGCTCAGCGCCCGCGGCCGCGCCGGTGGCCACCCGACCCCGGGGCGCCTGGGAAAAGCCCGCACCGCACCGCGCCGCCGCTGCACCGCACAGTGCCGCGCCAAGCAGCCCCGGCCCGAGCCGgtgcccgcccgcccgcccgcccgcagCTTCGGCGCCGGACTCCggggcggtggcggtggcggccACCGCGCTCCTTTCCCGGCGCTGGGGACCCGGCTCTCAAGCCCCCATTGCCGCCCGGAGAGCCCTGACGCACACGCACACGGCAGCAGACTGGCCTCGGCTAGGAATCCCAGGAAAGACAgacccttttttcccccttttttttctcccctcaatTTCCACGTCTTTATAACCGGCTTAGGGCATTATTAGCACATGTCCTGGCTCATGGGCGAGTTGGTGGCAAAATCTGAACTGGATACTCACGGAGGGCCCGCGAGAGTGCTGTGCGGTCCgctgctctcttcctcctcaccGGGAACGGCCCCTCGCCGGCGGGCTACAAGAGGGCTGCCGGGCAGAGCGAGCTTCCTCTCGGTAGCTCAGCGGTGCCCCTTCTGCAGCTGTGCCGCCGGGAACATTTTTATAGCAGCGGCTGGCGTGTGTGGCCCTTTAAAGGCGCTCGAGCTGGTGCAGTCACCGCGGATCGTGTGAAAGCGAAGGGCCGGCTGGGGAACGGAGTCCACGCGGCCACGAGGGTCCGGCAGCCCTGTGGACCGGCCACGGCTCCCGGGGTGGGGCTGGCGAGTCCGGGTTATGGGCACCCCTCGCCCGGAGCCCTGGCCGGTGCCCGGCTTCTAAAGCTGTCGGGGGCCACGGCCCGGGACACTGGCTCTCCCCACCGCCCTGCGTGGACTTGCCCAATAAATTCCACTTAGTAATTTCACTGAGGCAAAGGAGAGCCGTTAGTGTCTGTTTTCTGACCTAAATCTAGTCGGGGGCCAAAACGGGCTTCAGGGGTTTTGGGAGAGAGCTGTGGGCTCAAGGAGTGACCTGGAAGAGAGGGGCGCACACGGGACGGGGGAATGGTCACTAGTTTTCTGCAGGGCTTTCTTGGAGCCTGTCTGCCTTTTTGGGGGCTGTACTATCTCATTCGTTGAAGAGCTGAGGCTGGGGGTTCCTTTTCCTCTTGAAGTTGCCAGATTTTGGGCAGAGTCGCATGGAAGGCCTATATGGCAGCGGTGGCTTTCCTCGAAGTCCTGAGCTGGGGTTGGGTTGGAGGGTTTCTGTTCTGTGGTCATCCAGGGCAGGAGGCTGGCAGGATGCGACCCGGAGAAATGCTACTCTCCCGGACTGTGGGGCCTCGTGGGGTCACGAGGCTCGCAGAAAAGCCAACAGTAGGCAACGGGGTACGAAGAGCTTGCCCCAGGGTTCGCGGAGATTCCTCCTGTCTTCCCACGATGTCAGGttgttttattatgattatgTAATCATTCCCGTCTAGCAAGAATAACGTTTTGCATTCGGAGTTCGTCTTTCTTGGGTAGAGATGTTGTCTTACAAATTCTTACTGGAAAGAGGTCTGGGTCTTCTCCCTCATCTCAATTTGGGTTCTTTGTGGCCAAGAAATTCCCATCTTACCTCTTACAGGAAGGCCATCAGGATTACCCCTCTATCACCGCCAACCCCTTCCCTGCCGCTCTTTTTTTGCTGCCTTCCAGCAACAACTACTCAGTTTACACTGTTTATAAAACATACTCGTCAAG
It includes:
- the LOC116268526 gene encoding cbp/p300-interacting transactivator 1 isoform X4, translating into MPTTSRPALDVKGGTSPAKEDANQEMSSVAYSNLAVKDRKAVAILHYPGVASNGTKASGAPTSSSGSPIGSPTATPPTKPPSFNLHPTPHLLASMQLQKLNSQYQGMAAATPGQPGEAEPLQNWDFGAQAGGAESLSPSAGAQNPAIIDSDPVDEEVLMSLVVELGLDRANELPELWLGQNEFDFTADFPSSC
- the LOC116268526 gene encoding cbp/p300-interacting transactivator 1 isoform X2 translates to MEPSAQQLQLAASLPANLSNFCQGSEMPTTSRPALDVKGGTSPAKEDANQEMSSVAYSNLAVKDRKAVAILHYPGVASNGTKASGAPTSSSGSPIGSPTATPPTKPPSFNLHPTPHLLASMQLQKLNSQYQGMAAATPGQPGEAEPLQNWDFGAQAGGAESLSPSAGAQNPAIIDSDPVDEEVLMSLVVELGLDRANELPELWLGQNEFDFTADFPSSC
- the LOC116268526 gene encoding cbp/p300-interacting transactivator 1 isoform X1 — encoded protein: MEVSELGQLASTAQSTSALPSPDTRPHTHTHAHTPLPINAGWRAARRVPASQSTGLGIRETWLRIPAPPLSSAVTLAQQLQLAASLPANLSNFCQGSEMPTTSRPALDVKGGTSPAKEDANQEMSSVAYSNLAVKDRKAVAILHYPGVASNGTKASGAPTSSSGSPIGSPTATPPTKPPSFNLHPTPHLLASMQLQKLNSQYQGMAAATPGQPGEAEPLQNWDFGAQAGGAESLSPSAGAQNPAIIDSDPVDEEVLMSLVVELGLDRANELPELWLGQNEFDFTADFPSSC
- the LOC116268526 gene encoding cbp/p300-interacting transactivator 1 isoform X3, with translation MAQQLQLAASLPANLSNFCQGSEMPTTSRPALDVKGGTSPAKEDANQEMSSVAYSNLAVKDRKAVAILHYPGVASNGTKASGAPTSSSGSPIGSPTATPPTKPPSFNLHPTPHLLASMQLQKLNSQYQGMAAATPGQPGEAEPLQNWDFGAQAGGAESLSPSAGAQNPAIIDSDPVDEEVLMSLVVELGLDRANELPELWLGQNEFDFTADFPSSC